The Raphanus sativus cultivar WK10039 chromosome 2, ASM80110v3, whole genome shotgun sequence genome includes a region encoding these proteins:
- the LOC108843459 gene encoding MYB-like transcription factor ODO1 — MGRQPCCDKLVVKKGPWTAEEDKKLINFILTSGHCCWRALPKLAGLRRCGKSCRLRWTNYLRPDLKRGLLSHDEEQLVIDLHAHLGNKWSKIASRLPGRTDNEIKNHWNTHIKKKLVKMGIDPVTHQPLCQEPNNTNNPKNLSSTSDDISMKPRSGSTKETNGTITEDESSSTVTGQNSSADNENHLLSNIYNYEELFSHLWSEETPTAEASWSDSNYGFGGTLHHHDNNMSGAGADFPIWSPEGINGKDWTFLDYCQDFGVHDFGF, encoded by the exons ATGGGGAGGCAGCCATGCTGTGACAAGCTGGTGGTGAAGAAAGGGCCGTGGACGGCGGAGGAAGACAAGAAGCTCATAAACTTCATCCTCACCAGCGGCCATTGTTGCTGGCGTGCTTTGCCGAAGCTGGCCGGTCTCCGCCGCTGTGGAAAAAGCTGCCGCCTCCGGTGGACCAATTATCTCCGGCCTGACTTGAAAAGAGGCCTTCTCTCTCACGATGAGGAACAACTTGTCATCGATCTTCATGCTCATCTCGGCAACAA GTGGTCTAAGATAGCTTCAAGATTACCCGGAAGAACTGATAACGAAATAAAAAACCATTGGAATACTCACATCAAGAAAAAACTTGTTAAGATGGGAATCGACCCTGTGACACATCAACCTCTATGCCAAGAACCTAATAACACCAATAATCCCAAAAACCTTTCCTCGACTTCAGATGATATCTCAATGAAACCAAGGAGCGGCAGTACCAAAGAGACAAATGGCACGATTACGGAGGACGAAAGCAGCAGCACGGTTACTGGTCAAAACAGTTCCGCGGATAACGAAAATCATCTACTTagtaacatatataattatgaagaaTTGTTTAGTCACTTATGGTCCGAGGAAACTCCTACCGCTGAAGCTTCGTGGAGTGATAGTAACTATGGTTTTGGTGGAACATTACATCATCATGACAACAATATGTCGGGGGCAGGAGCAGATTTTCCGATATGGTCGCCGGAAGGAATCAACGGTAAAGATTGGACGTTTCTGGATTATTGCCAAGACTTTGGTGTACATGATTTTGGGTTTTGA
- the LOC108840967 gene encoding protein INAPERTURATE POLLEN1 yields MPSPFSIFSRKKPTRRFNDFYADWSKTLTDNCLPLLRQSLSSAASASVLSSNVDLVLRHLVLYYETLDLAADPNTIPYLLFPSWRNSLETPFLFLGDIHPYLLTNLLRSFIDRENQDSDYEDEDTLRLIPDLVNQPLKIATAWKDPSDELVMRIDQIECTMRLMVPVLMDRVRKAQRGFVSRVSENWISSYQVGKKKKTAVTAASAAVEDAAKAEMEELVSIFVDANRLRKSVIMDIVGATSEHQAALFLEGLCQFLAGFKDQVLLQDFEVVALPN; encoded by the coding sequence ATGCCTTCCCCTTTCTCTATCTTCTCCCGCAAGAAACCCACTCGTCGTTTCAATGACTTCTACGCCGACTGGTCCAAAACCCTAACCGACAACTGCCTCCCTCTCCTCCGCCAATCCCTCTCCTCTGCCGCTTCCGCTTCCGTCCTCTCCTCCAACGTCGACCTCGTCCTCCGCCACCTCGTCTTGTACTACGAAACCCTAGACCTCGCCGCCGACCCCAACACCATCCCTTACCTCCTCTTCCCTTCGTGGCGCAACTCCCTCGAGACCCCCTTCCTCTTCCTCGGCGACATCCATCCTTACCTCCTCACCAACCTCCTCCGCTCCTTCATCGACCGCGAGAATCAAGATTCCGACTACGAAGACGAGGACACCCTCCGCTTGATCCCAGACCTCGTGAACCAGCCGCTGAAGATCGCCACCGCGTGGAAAGATCCGTCTGACGAGCTGGTGATGAGGATTGATCAGATTGAGTGCACGATGAGGCTTATGGTTCCTGTTCTTATGGACCGCGTGAGGAAAGCGCAGAGAGGGTTCGTGTCTCGCGTCTCCGAGAACTGGATCTCGTCGTATCAggtggggaagaagaagaagacggcgGTGACGGCAGCTTCGGCGGCTGTGGAGGATGCGGCCAAGGCTGAGATGGAGGAGCTTGTGAGTATCTTTGTCGATGCGAACCGTTTGAGGAAGAGTGTGATCATGGACATCGTTGGAGCTACGAGCGAGCATCAAGCAGCTCTGTTTCTTGAAGGGTTGTGTCAGTTTCTTGCTGGGTTTAAAGATCAGGTTCTTCTCCAAGATTTCGAGGTCGTTGCATTGCCAAAttag
- the LOC108843458 gene encoding FAM10 family protein At4g22670: MDSKKLSELKLFVEQCKSDPSLLSTPSLSFFRDYLQSLGAKIPTAANEEHKDSKAKSFVVEEGSDEDMEETEEPKPKVEEEEEEEEDEIVESDVELEGETIEPDNDPPQKMGDASVEVTDENREAAQETKGKAMEALSEGKFDEAIEHLTQAITLNPTSAIMYGNRASVYIKLKKPNAAIRDANAALEINPDSAKGYKARGMARAMLGEWAEAAKDLHLASTIDYDEEISAVLKKVEPNAHKLEEHRRKYDRLRKERDDKKAARDRQRRRAEAQAAYDKAKKEEQSSSSRPSGGGFPGGMPGGFPGGMPGAGGMPGGPPGGFPEGKPGAGAGGMPGAGAGGMPAGVDFGKIFNDPELMTAFSDPEVMAALQDVMKNPANLAKHQANPKVAPVIAKMMGNLGGGGPK, translated from the exons ATGGATTCGAAGAAGCTTAGTGAACTCAAGCTCTTCGTCGAGCAGTGCAAGTCTGACCCTTCACTGCTCTCTACACCTTCCCTCTCCTTCTTCCGCGACTATCTCCAGAG TCTTGGTGCTAAGATTCCTACTGCTGCTAATGAAGAACACAAAGACTCCAAAGCG aaaaGTTTCGTAGTGGAAGAAGGGAGTGATGAAGATATGGAGGAAACTGAAGAACCAAAACCCAAAgttgaggaggaggaagaagaagaagaggatgagaTTGTTGAATCTGATGTGGAGCTTGAAGGAGAGACTATTGAACCTGATAATGATCCTCCTCAGAAG aTGGGAGATGCGTCGGTGGAAGTGACCGATGAGAATCGAGAAGCTGCTCAAGAAACTAAGGGAAAAGCCATGGAGGCTCTCTCTGAAGGAAAGTTCGATGAAGCTATTGAGCATCTGACTCAGGCCATAACGTTGAATCCCACATCAGCTATTATGTATGGAAACAGAG CTAGTGTCTACATTAAGCTGAAGAAGCCAAACGCTGCTATTCGAGACGCAAACGCTGCTTTGGAG ATAAACCCTGATTCTGCCAAGGGATACAAGGCACGAGGTATGGCTCGTGCCATGCTAGGAGAATGGGCAGAGGCTGCAAAAGACCTTCACCTTGCGTCTACTATAGACTACGATGAGGAGATTAGTGCTGTGCTCAAAAAG GTTGAGCCGAATGCTCATAAGCTTGAGGAGCACCGTAGGAAGTATGACAGACTACGGAAAGAAAGAGATGACAAAAAGGCTGCACGTGATAGACAACGTCGCCGCGCTGAAGCTCAG GCTGCCTATGATAAAGCTAAGAAAGAAGAACAATCATCATCAAGCAGACCTTCAGGAGGCGGTTTCCCGGGTGGTATGCCTGGTGGATTTCCGGGAGGTATGCCCGGTGCAGGCGGTATGCCAGGAGGACCTCCAGGCGGATTTCCGGAAGGAAAGCCTGGTGCAGGAGCTGGTGGTATGCCTGGTGCAGGCGCTGGTGGTATGCCAGCTGGTGTTGATTTCGGCAAAATATTCAAC GATCCTGAGCTAATGACAGCTTTTAGCGACCCAGAAGTGATGGCTGCTCTTCAAGATG TGATGAAGAACCCTGCGAATCTAGCGAAGCATCAGGCGAACCCGAAGGTGGCTCCGGTGATTGCAAAGATGATGGGCAACCTCGGAGGTGGAGGACCTAAGtga
- the LOC108840476 gene encoding auxin-responsive protein SAUR36, which produces MKRLRGFKIGHRFVKIFKWIIRSRRIQTGKRQCLTGILNPVKKICSLARCLRRGANRLCGGNKPGQARLGNELKPTAVPKGHLVVHVGESGDDTRRVVVPVIYFNHPLFGQLLEQAERVYGFEQSGRITIPCRVSDFEKVQTRIAAWDRCRQKRTFKIL; this is translated from the coding sequence ATGAAGAGGCTCAGAGGTTTCAAGATCGGACACAGATTCGTAAAGATCTTCAAATGGATAATCCGAAGTAGAAGAATCCAAACCGGGAAGCGCCAATGTCTGACCGGAATCCTCAACCCGGTTAAAAAAATCTGCTCATTAGCACGGTGCCTCCGTCGTGGAGCTAATAGGCTTTGCGGAGGAAATAAACCGGGTCAGGCCCGGCTAGGTAATGAACTGAAACCGACGGCTGTTCCCAAGGGACATTTAGTGGTTCACGTGGGAGAGTCCGGCGACGATACGCGGCGGGTGGTGGTTCCGGTGATTTACTTTAACCATCCTCTGTTCGGGCAGTTGCTGGAGCAGGCTGAGCGCGTTTACGGGTTTGAACAATCGGGTCGGATTACGATACCTTGTCGGGTGTCGGATTTTGAGAAGGTTCAGACGAGGATCGCCGCATGGGATCGCTGCCGACAGAAGCGGACTTTCAAGATTCTCTAA
- the LOC108820428 gene encoding uncharacterized protein LOC108820428 — translation MKRKIAIGFEGSANKIGVGIVTLDGTILANPRHTYITPPGHGFLPRETAHHHLDHVLPLVKSALETSKITPEEIDCICYTRGPGMGAPLQVSAIVVRVLSQLWKKPLVGVNHCVAHIEMGRVVTGADDPVVLYVSGGNTQVIAYSEGRYRIFGETIDIAVGNCLDRFARVLNLSNDPSPGYNIEQLAKKGEKFIDLPYAVKGMDVSFSGILSYIETTAEEKLKNNECTPADLCYSLQETLFAMLVEITERAMAHCDKKDVLIVGGVGCNERLQDMMRTMCSERDGRLFATDDRYCIDNGAMIAYTGLLAFVNGIETPLEDSTFTQRFRTDEVHAVWREKEDLVLGDKNVAD, via the exons ATGAAGAGAAAGATAGCTATAGGTTTCGAGGGTTCAGCCAACAAGATCGGCGTCGGAATCGTAACGCTAGACGGCACAATCCTAGCCAACCCTCGCCACACGTACATAACCCCACCTGGTCACGGCTTCCTCCCTAGAGAGACTGCCCATCACCATCTCGACCACGTTCTTCCCCTAGTCAAATCAGCTCTAGAAACCTCCAAAATCACCCCGGAAGAAATCGACTGCATCTGCTACACCAGAGGCCCCGGGATGGGCGCTCCCTTGCAAGTCTCGGCCATCGTCGTCAGGGTGCTGTCCCAGCTCTGGAAGAAGCCTCTCGTCGGTGTGAATCACTGCGTGGCTCACATCGAGATGGGGAGGGTTGTTACTGGTGCTGATGATCCTGTTGTTTTGTATGTGAGCGGTGGGAACACTCAGGTGATTGCTTATAGTGAAGGGAGGTATAGGATTTTCGGTGAGACTATTGATATCGCTGTTGGTAATTGCTTGGACCGGTTCGCGAGGGTGTTGAATCTGTCTAATGATCCGAGTCCTGGTTATAACATCGAGCAG CTTGCGAAGAAAGGAGAGAAGTTTATTGACCTTCCTTATGCTGTTAAAGGTATGGATGTATCGTTCAGTGGGATCTTGAGTTATATCGAAACTACTGCAGAGGAGAAGCTCAAGAACAACGAGTGCACACCAGCTGATTTGTGCTACTCCCTTCAA GAGACGTTGTTTGCGATGTTGGTTGAGATAACGGAACGAGCGATGGCTCATTGTGACAAGAAAGACGTTTTGATAGTTGGTGGAGTTGGGTGTAACGAGCGTTTGCAGGATATGATGAGGACTATGTGCTCTGAGCGTGACGGTAGGCTTTTTGCGACGGATGACCGTTACTGCATCGATAACGGAGCCATGATTGCTTACACGGGTCTGCTCGCGTTTGTTAACGGTATTGAAACGCCGTTGGAAGACTCTACCTTTACGCAGCGGTTTCGCACGGACGAGGTTCATGCGGTGTGGCGAGAGAAGGAAGATTTGGTACTTGGAGATAAGAACGTGGCTGATTAG
- the LOC108841577 gene encoding jacalin-related lectin 45, with protein MSTLSSVETMSEDSEKYNFDDGVYDGVKKVIIGEDSQGVAYIKIQYVRNGDVVQLEHGSERGTQITESEFEVNDPDEYITCIEGTRGEANRYDSDILMWNETLNRTVTELQFKTSHGRTSQKFGKPGADSFEFKLEGENGTKLVGLLGCSGRFLDDIEANFDVVSSALTQLEPQGGSDGHSWDDGAYDGLRKVCVGEDAGRVTSVEFVYAKGDQRITHCHGMDSNERKEFELRYEDGEYINSVEGTIDADGFVSSLIFNTSMGRSSEEFGKAVAKNEFFLKPIGFHKLVGFRGRCCVDRVNALGANFAVVVAPPVKKLQAQGIDFGEEWDDGIHDNVRVITVSYGYESVISVTFEYANGTGIVLGDVRGDFEEIGDKKEFKLCDNNEYIISVQGFFGQKLLTSAADDSEFESIYYKMKRLDFITNITTYSVLENDPSDGYKDVVPFKLEEKDHKIVGFHGKSTELSLRQIGVYVKPIDDAN; from the exons ATGTCTACACTCTCATCAGTAGAAACAATGTCAGAAGACTCAGAAAAGTATAACTTCGACGATGGTGTTTACGACGGTGTAAAGAAAGTGATTATAGGAGAAGACTCTCAAGGCGTCGCTTACATCAAGATCCAGTACGTGAGAAATGGAGATGTCGTGCAGCTAGAACATGGAAGCGAAAGAGGAACACAAATCACAGAG tcCGAGTTTGAAGTCAATGACCCAGACGAATACATCACATGCATTGAGGGAACACGTGGAGAAGCTAACCGATACGATAGTGATATCCTTATGTGGAATGAAACGCTTAATCGTACGGTGACAGAGCTTCAATTCAAGACATCACACGGGAGAACATCTCAGAAGTTTGGTAAGCCTGGAGCTGACAGCTTCGAGTTCAAGTTGGAGGGCGAAAATGGAACGAAGCTTGTTGGGCTCCTTGGATGCTCTGGTCGTTTTCTTGACGACATAGAAGCTAACTTTGACGTGGTCTCTTCTGCTTTAACGCAGTTAGAGCCTCAAGGTGGGTCCGATGGGCATTCTTGGGATGATGGGGCTTATGACGGTCTGAGGAAAGTGTGTGTTGGAGAAGATGCTGGCCGTGTGACCTCCGTTGAGTTTGTGTATGCCAAGGGAGACCAACGTATAACTCATTGTCACGGCATGGATTCAAACGAACGTAAAGAG TTTGAGCTGCGGTATGAAGATGGTGAATATATTAACTCCGTGGAGGGAACTATTGATGCTGATGGTTTTGTCTCGTCTTTAATCTTCAACACATCAATGGGTAGAAGCTCTGAGGAATTTGGAAAAGCGGTTGCTAAGAACGAGTTCTTCCTCAAGCCAATAGGGTTTCATAAGCTTGTTGGCTTCCGAGGAAGGTGCTGCGTTGATCGTGTCAATGCTCTTGGTGCAAATTTCGCGGTGGTGGTAGCTCCTCCGGTCAAGAAACTACAAGCACAAGGTATTGACTTTGGTGAAGAGTGGGATGATGGGATCCACGACAATGTTCGTGTGATAACGGTATCTTACGGCTACGAGTCTGTGATATCGGTCACGTTTGAATATGCCAACGGAACGGGGATTGTGCTTGGAGACGTTCGCGGGGACTTCGAAGAAATTGGTGATAAAAAAGAG TTCAAGCTCTGTGATAATAATGAATACATCATATCCGTCCAAGGATTCTTCGGTCAAAAGTTGCTAACTTCTGCAGCTGATGACAGCGAGTTTGAGTCTATATACTACAAAATGAAGAGGCTTGATTTCATCACAAATATTACAACATATTCAGTGTTGGAAAACGATCCAAGTGACGGATATAAGGACGTAGTGCCGTTCAAGTTGGAGGAGAAAGATCATAAGATTGTTGGGTTCCATGGCAAGTCTACAGAACTTTCTCTACGACAAATTGGTGTTTATGTTAAGCCAATCGATGACGCTAATTAA
- the LOC108840337 gene encoding non-specific lipid transfer protein GPI-anchored 33-like: MAYTNKISAAAAVATAMLFLAVMIAPRWTEAQTMPKLDPVCALLITDTLTKCYLSGNLTPSDDCCSALKSATDRQVTCLCDDFIAHSSDNNVTQALLEVYHNDCGVADKFACKGNSNGGAMKKISASIGLLGLAASLFF; encoded by the exons ATGGCTTACACTAACAAAATCTCGGCAGCAGCTGCGGTTGCGACAGCGATGCTATTTTTAGCGGTCATGATCGCTCCCCGGTGGACGGAAGCACAAACGATGCCAAAGCTGGATCCAGTGTGCGCTTTGTTGATCACTGACACCCTCACCAAATGCTACTTAAGCGGGAATTTGACGCCATCTGATGACTGCTGCAGCGCTCTCAAATCGGCGACCGATAGGCAAGTAACTTGTCTCTGCGACGATTTCATCGCACATTCTTCTGACAACAACGTCACGCAAGCTCTGTTGGAAGTATACCACAACGACTGTGGCGTTGCTGACAAGTTTGCCTGCAAAG GAAACTCCAATGGAGGAGCAATGAAGAAGATCAGTGCATCAATTGGTCTACTTGGTTTGGCTGCAAGTCTGttcttttaa
- the LOC108819054 gene encoding somatic embryogenesis receptor kinase 4 codes for MDALSATLLVLLSIFLTTSPTVQGNAELKSLMELKSSLDPENKLLQSWTFNGDPCDGSFEGIACNQHLKVANISLQGKRLTGKLSPAVAELKCLSGLYLHYNSLSGEIPQEISNLTELSDLYLNVNNFSGEIPAGIGSMAGLQVMDLCCNSLTGKIPKSIGSLKKLSVLSLQHNKLTGEVPSSLGNLSMLSRIDLSFNDLSGPIPKTLANIPQLDTLDLRNNTLSGFVPPGLKKLNERFQFENNTGLCGIEFPSLRACSAFDDSNIEIKQPQGEKDTDKSTLHDISDSVYLKSHCNQTHCHKTSSKLPQVALISSVITVTITLFGAGLLTFLRYRRRKQKISNTAELSEGRLSTDQQKDFRASPLMSLAYTKEWDPLGDSRNGAEFSQEPHHLFVVNSSFRFNLEEVESATQCFSEANLLSRNSFTSVFKGVLRDGSLVAIRSINISSCKNEEAEFMNGLKLLSSMSHENLVKLRGFCCSRGRGECFLIYDFASKGKLSSFLDLQENETGRVLAWPARVSIIKGIAKGIAYLHGSDQEKKHTIVHRNISVEKILLDEQFNPLIADSGLHNLLADDLVFSALKTSAAMGYLAPEYVTTGRFTEKTDVFAFGVIILQILSGKLMLTSSMRIAAENGEHCGLFIDELLGQEFDKTEAVAMARMGICCTQEIPDNRPNIETLLLEINCMMSE; via the exons ATGGATGCCTTAAGCGCCACGTTACTTGTTCTCCTCTCTATTTTTCTTACAACTTCACCAACTGTTCAAGGAAACGCCGAGCTGAAATCTCTAATGGAGCTCAAATCATCCCTTGACCCCGAGAACAAGCTTCTCCAGTCATGGACGTTCAACGGCGACCCATGCGACGGTTCCTTCGAAGGAATCGCCTGCAACCAGCATCTGAAAGTCGCCAACATATCATTACAAGGGAAACGCTTAACCGGGAAACTATCTCCGGCCGTCGCAGAGCTCAAATGCTTGTCTGGTCTTTACTTACACTACAATAGTCTCTCCGGAGAGATACCTCAAGAGATCTCAAATCTCACTGAGTTATCAGATCTTTATCTCAATGTTAATAACTTTTCCGGCGAGATTCCGGCGGGAATCGGCTCCATGGCTGGCTTGCAAG TTATGGATCTCTGCTGCAATAGCTTAACAGGGAAGATACCAAAGAGCATTGGATCCTTGAAGAAGCTTAGTGTTCTGTCTCTGCAACACAACAAACTAACCGGAGAGGTTCCTTCCAGTTTGGGAAACTTGAGTATGTTGAGTAGGATTGATTTGAGCTTCAACGATCTTTCAGGACCAATCCCAAAAACCCTAGCCAACATTCCTCAGCTTGATACACTTGACTTGCGCAACAATACTCTCTCTGGCTTTGTTCCTCCTG GTCTCAAGAAGTTGAATGAGAGATTCCAGTTTGAGAACAACACAGGGCTATGTGGAATCGAGTTCCCTTCTTTGAGAGCTTGTTCTGCTTTTGATGATTCAAACATCGAAATCAAGCAGCCTCAGGGTGAAAAAGACACTGATAAGTCAACTCTTCATGACATTTCAGACTCAGTCTATCTCAAAAGTCATTGCAACCAAACACATTGTCATAAAACCTCATCTAAACTCCCACAAGTTGCTTTGATCTCAAGCGTGATCACCGTCACTATAACTTTGTTTGGTGCCGGTTTATTAACCTTCTTGCGCTACAGAAGAAGGAAGCAGAAGATTAGTAACACAGCAGAGCTTTCAGAGGGAAGACTCAGCACGGATCAGCAAAAAGACTTTCGAGCATCGCCACTCATGAGTCTTGCCTACACTAAAGAATGGGATCCTCTTGGAGACAGCAGAAACGGAGCTGAGTTCTCACAAGAGCCTCATCATCTCTTTGTTGTTAACAGCAGTTTCAGGTTTAACTTAGAAGAGGTTGAATCTGCAACACAATGCTTCTCGGAAGCTAACTTGTTGAGCAGAAACAGCTTTACCTCGGTGTTCAAAGGAGTCCTTAGAGATGGTTCTCTTGTAGCTATCAGAAGCATCAACATAAGCAGTTGCAAGAACGAGGAAGCCGAGTTCATGAACGGTCTGAAGCTTTTGTCCTCCATGTCACATGAAAACTTAGTGAAGCTGCGTGGATTCTGCTGTTCTAGAGGCAGAGGAGAGTGCTTCCTCATATATGATTTCGCTTCAAAAGGAAAGCTCTCGAGTTTTCTTGACTTGCAAGAAAACGAGACCGGTCGAGTTCTTGCTTGGCCTGCAAGAGTCTCTATCATCAAAGGGATTGCAAAAGGTATTGCTTACTTGCATGGAAGTGATCAAGAGAAGAAGCATACCATTGTTCACCGAAACATATCGGTGGAGAAGATCCTACTCGATGAGCAGTTCAACCCGTTGATCGCTGATTCGGGTCTTCACAACCTTCTAGCAGACGATTTGGTCTTCTCAGCACTCAAAACAAGTGCAGCAATGGGATACTTAGCTCCAGAGTACGTCACAACGGGAAGATTCACCGAGAAAACCGACGTTTTCGCCTTTGGAGTGATCATTCTCCAAATACTCTCTGGCAAGCTCATGCTTACAAGCTCAATGAGGATTGCAGCTGAAAATGGAGAGCATTGTGGATTATTCATTGATGAACTTCTCGGTCAAGAGTTTGATAAAACAGAGGCGGTTGCAATGGCGAGGATGGGGATATGCTGTACTCAGGAGATTCCGGACAATAGGCCTAATATAGAGACACTGCTTCTGGAGATAAACTGTATGATGAGTGAGTGa
- the LOC108843628 gene encoding flavonoid 3'-monooxygenase CYP75B137, translated as MEANSSNFTLSTVLNTEDPYSSIMLAVAALFAVFCYFWIQGKAKSKNGPPLPPGPWPLPIVGNLPFLNSDILHTQFQALTQKHGPLMKIHLGSKLAIVISSPDMAREVLKTHDVTFANHDLPEVGKINTYGGEDILWSPYGTHWRRLRKLCVMKMFTTPTLEASYTTRREETRQTVVYMSEMARDGSPVNLGEQIFLSIFNVVTRMMWGATVEGEERTSLGNELKTLISDISDIEGIQNYSDFFPMFARFDFQGLVKKMKVHVKKLDLLFDRVMESHVKMVGKKSEEEEDFLQYLIRVKDDDEKAPLSLTHVKSLLMDMVLGGVDTSVNASEFAMAEIVSRPEVFEKIRQELDQVVGKDSIVEESHLPKLPYLQAVMKETLRLHPTLPLLVPHRNSETSVVAGYTVPKDSKIFINVWAIHRDPKHWDEPNEFKPERFLENSLDFNGGDFKYLPFGSGRRICAAINMAERLVLFNIASLLHSFDWKAPKGQKFEVEEKFGLVLKLKSPLVAIPVPRLSDPKLYTA; from the coding sequence ATGGAAGCGAATTCTTCTAACTTCACTCTCTCCACGGTCCTCAACACAGAGGACCCATACAGCTCCATCATGCTCGCCGTGGCTGCTCTCTTCGCCGTTTTCTGCTACTTCTGGATTCAAGGAAAGGCCAAATCCAAGAACGGGCCACCGTTGCCTCCAGGACCATGGCCACTTCCCATCGTGGGAAACCTCCCGTTCCTAAACTCCGACATCCTCCACACTCAGTTCCAAGCCCTAACTCAAAAACACGGCCCTCTCATGAAAATCCACCTCGGCTCCAAACTCGCGATCGTCATCTCTTCCCCAGACATGGCTCGCGAGGTTCTCAAGACCCACGACGTAACCTTCGCGAACCACGACCTCCCCGAAGTCGGGAAGATCAACACTTACGGCGGAGAAGACATCCTCTGGTCTCCTTACGGCACCCACTGGAGGAGGCTACGCAAGCTCTGCGTCATGAAGATGTTCACCACGCCGACTCTCGAGGCTTCTTACACCACTCGCCGCGAAGAGACACGACAGACCGTCGTTTACATGTCGGAGATGGCTCGCGACGGGTCTCCCGTCAACCTCGGAGAGCAGATCTTCCTCTCCATCTTCAACGTCGTGACGAGGATGATGTGGGGAGCTACCGTCGAAGGAGAAGAGAGGACGAGCTTGGGAAACGAGCTCAAAACCCTAATCTCGGATATCTCCGACATCGAAGGGATACAAAACTACTCTGACTTCTTCCCCATGTTCGCGAGGTTTGACTTCCAAGGACTTGTCAAGAAGATGAAAGTCCACGTGAAGAAGCTAGATCTTTTGTTCGATCGTGTTATGGAGAGTCACGTCAAGATGGTTGGTAAGAAaagcgaggaagaagaagatttctTGCAGTATTTGATTAGGGTTAAAGACGACGACGAGAAAGCTCCTCTCTCGTTGACACACGTCAAGTCGCTGCTTATGGACATGGTTCTTGGTGGTGTGGACACGTCGGTCAACGCGTCAGAATTCGCAATGGCGGAGATCGTTAGTAGACCGGAAGTTTTCGAGAAGATCCGACAAGAGCTAGATCAAGTTGTCGGAAAAGACAGCATCGTCGAAGAATCGCATTTACCAAAGCTTCCTTATCTACAAGCGGTTATGAAAGAGACTCTTAGGCTTCACCCTACGCTTCCTCTTCTTGTGCCTCATAGGAACAGCGAAACCTCTGTGGTTGCGGGGTACACTGTGCCTAAAGACTCGAAGATATTCATCAACGTTTGGGCGATTCACAGAGATCCTAAGCATTGGGATGAACCAAACGAGTTTAAGCCAGAGAGGTTTTTGGAGAACTCTCTTGATTTCAATGGAGGTGACTTCAAGTATTTGCCTTTTGGATCGGGGAGGAGGATTTGCGCGGCGATTAACATGGCTGAGAGGCTTGTTCTGTTCAACATTGCGTCGCTTCTTCACTCTTTTGACTGGAAAGCTCCTAAAGGACAGAAGTTTGAGGTTGAAGAGAAGTTTGGGCTTGTTCTTAAGTTGAAGAGTCCACTTGTGGCTATTCCTGTTCCAAGGTTGTCTGATCCCAAACTCTACACAGCTTAA